The following are from one region of the Stigmatella ashevillena genome:
- a CDS encoding SGNH/GDSL hydrolase family protein encodes MKLCAVMLCVSGDGLAEEPLRENVPTASQELSALAVKKVMPLGDSITQGASGRASYRCALWQKIQAGGSSADFVGSVTGGHGGANSCSVSGFDVQHEGHWGWRADQILAQLSTWAAHTRPDIALIHLGSNDMFQGNTVDSTIQELSQIIDRLRAANPHIQIFLAQLIPATNSSAIQGFNQRIPGLASSKSTSASPVTVVDQWTGFNAQTDTYDGIHPNPTGEAKMAERWYQALRSSL; translated from the coding sequence TTGAAGTTGTGCGCTGTGATGCTGTGTGTTTCAGGCGATGGCCTCGCGGAAGAGCCACTGCGGGAGAACGTGCCGACCGCCTCACAGGAACTCTCTGCGCTCGCGGTAAAGAAAGTGATGCCTCTCGGGGATTCCATCACCCAGGGGGCCTCGGGGCGCGCGAGCTACCGCTGTGCGCTGTGGCAGAAGATCCAAGCAGGAGGCTCCTCCGCGGACTTCGTGGGCAGCGTGACGGGAGGCCATGGGGGCGCGAACAGCTGTAGCGTGAGCGGGTTCGATGTGCAGCACGAGGGGCACTGGGGGTGGCGCGCGGACCAGATCCTGGCGCAGCTCTCGACGTGGGCGGCCCATACCCGGCCAGACATCGCGCTCATCCACCTGGGCTCGAACGACATGTTCCAGGGAAATACCGTCGACAGCACGATCCAGGAACTCAGTCAGATCATCGATCGGCTGCGCGCGGCCAACCCCCACATCCAGATCTTCCTGGCGCAGCTCATTCCGGCCACGAACTCGAGCGCCATCCAAGGCTTCAACCAACGCATTCCAGGCTTGGCGTCGTCCAAGAGCACGTCCGCCTCACCCGTGACGGTGGTGGATCAGTGGACGGGGTTCAACGCGCAGACCGATACCTATGATGGGATTCA